In a single window of the Antennarius striatus isolate MH-2024 chromosome 3, ASM4005453v1, whole genome shotgun sequence genome:
- the LOC137592457 gene encoding lymphotoxin-alpha-like yields the protein MVISGAAAWSRGLVRGCHTDAMEEDGPPRTDTLIRVLRRGEARLRRAARLLALALLLLIALVVALLVAVLDGGRGAPPPAGQPTMHLSGASSAATHSDPPRHPSAMLTDARSGTTGSKYLFWESRNGYAFCHGGFSYSRGDLVVPRDGVYRVFLQITYEQDDKSCDTLVLVNQVLYFRDAYPDDVPLLSSMDTVSCSLGHWTKSLYASGLFKLDANSSLRVTSSAPGLIIRSQHQVFFGAELLPQ from the exons ATGGTGATAAGTGGAGCCGCAGCGTGGAGCCGCGGACTGGTCCGTGGGTGCCACACGGACGCCATGGAGGAGGACGGACCCCCCAGGACCGACACCCTGATCCGCGTCCTGCGGCGCGGGGAGGCGCGGCTCCGGCGGGCGGCGCGGCTGCTGGCgctggcgctgctgctgctcatcgCGCTGGTCGTGGCTCTGCTGGTGGCGGTGCTGGACGGGGGGCGAGGGGCCCCCCCGCCGGCCGGACAG CCCACAATGCATCTCTCCGGCGCCTCCTCAGCAG CCACCCACAGCGACCCCCCCCGGCACCCCAGCGCCATGCTAACAG ATGCTCGTAGTGGAACCACAGGTAGTAAGTATCTGTTCTGGGAGAGCCGCAATGGATACGCCTTCTGCCATGGGGGCTTCAGCTACTCCCGGGGTGACCTGGTGGTCCCCCGAGACGGCGTCTACAGAGTCTTCCTGCAGATCACCTACGAGCAGGACGACAAGTCCTGTGACACTCTGGTCCTCGTGAACCAGGTGCTCTACTTCCGGGACGCGTACCCTGACGACGTGCCCCTCCTGTCGTCGATGGACACGGTGAGCTGCAGCCTGGGGCACTGGACCAAGTCCCTCTACGCCTCGGGTTTGTTCAAGCTGGACGCCAACAGCAGCCTGCGGGTGACCTCATCAGCACCTGGTCTCATCATTCGGAGCCAACACCAGGTGTTCTTTGGTGCTGAGCTTCTGCCCCAGTGA
- the LOC137592253 gene encoding multiple epidermal growth factor-like domains protein 9 produces the protein MSPPPGTMIRAPLLLAAVCLYAGLCEAAPRLRPRGSASDTWRTPRPDEPRPVPGSSSAPGPPTSLPPPAGGPGPTGGPDRTGTADPGIQDRMSAPRSGAAVTRKRSTDAQTSLLASDEMLQAGLSAAPPRTDNDAWAADGTGTSGTSVERSPEDLCNCSSGGEGVLNPDECNQTTGQCDCLAGYSGLQCDECEDGFFINGTSGCLACSCDSFGAVTPLCDSSGTCECKTGVYGPKCDECHPGFFHFSVTGCRPCQCHTHTNLCHPQSGVCLNCEDNTRGSNCEECMPGFYRSPDLDLTKACAQCPCSNSTSTGTCHTDSSGLPVCDQCLPQHSGSQCDQCSVGFFKASGVCVACDCSGNADPRGQLCHPDTGHCLHCINNTTGAQCQLCVPGFIGDAKAHNCTRPAVRLVPTPGVTPTKEIPTSTPVPSTPNTSTLTPTAKGPPFAPWGSNVSATLSTATTQASLASLSSPTDNTTAALTEVSWTQFNIIILAVIILVVLLLLGFVGGVYTYREYQNRKLNAPFWTIELKEDNISFSSYHDSIPNADVSGLLEDEANEVAPNGQLALTTQGNCYKA, from the exons ATGAGCCCCCCGCCCGGAACGATGATCAGAGCCCCCCTGCTGCTGGCTGCGGTCTGCCTCTACGCGGGTTTGTGTGAAGCCGCGCCTCGCCTCCGACCCCGCGGCTCCGCCTCCGACACCTGGCGGACCCCCCGCCCGGACGAGCCCCGTCCTGTTCCCGGGAGCAGCTCGGCCCCCGGGCCTCCAACCAGCCTCCCGCCTCCCGCTGGCGGCCCGGGGCCGACCGGGGGCCCGGACAGGACCGGTACCGCTGATCCCGGGATCCAGGACCGGATGTCAGCCCCGCGCTCCGGAGCCGCGGTCACGCGGAAAAGATCCACGGACGCGCAGACGTCCCTGTTGGCGTCAGACGAGATGCTGCAGGCCGGGCTGTCCGCGGCCCCCCCACGCACGGACAACGACGCCTGGGCTGCCGACGGAACCGGGACATCCGGTACCTCCGTGGAGAGGAGTCCAG AGGACCTTTGTAACTGCAGCAGTGGTGGTGAAGGGGTTCTCAATCCGGACGAGTGTAACCAGACCACCGGTCAGTGCGACTGTCTGGCGGGCTACAGCGGTCTGCAGTGTGACGAGTGTGAGGACGGGTTCTTCATCAACGGCACCAGCGGCTGTCTGGCCTGCTCCTGCGACTCGTTCGGGGCGGTGACCCCCCTCTGTGACAG CTCAGGGACATGTGAGTGCAAGACAGGAGTGTATGGACCAAAGTGTGATGAATGCCACCCAGGTTTCTTCCACTTCAGCGTCACTGGCTGCCGACCCTGCCAGTGTCACACCCACACCAACCTCTGCCACCCACAGTCAG GAGTGTGTCTGAACTGTGAGGACAACACCCGGGGATCCAACTGTGAGGAGTGTATGCCAGGTTTCTACCGCAGCCCGGACCTGGACCTGACCAAGGCCTGTGCACAGTGTCCCTGCTCCAACTCCACGTCCACCGGCACCTGCCACACCG ATTCCAGTGGCCTCCCAGTGTGTGACCAGTGCCTTCCCCAGCACAGCGGCTCGCAGTGTGACCAGTGCAGCGTCGGCTTCTTCAAAGCCTCAGGGGTTTGTGTTGCCTGTGACTGCAGTGGGAATGCTGACCCCCGGGGCCAGCTCTGTCACCCGGACACTGGCCACTGCCTTCACTGCATCAACAACACCACTGGAGCCCAGTGCCAGCTCTGTGTTCCAGGCTTTATCGGCGATGCCAAAGCCCATAACTGCACACGTCCAG CTGTCCGGCTTGTTCCCACACCAGGAGTTACGCCAACAAAGGAAATCCCAACGAGTACACCCGTCCCCTCGACTCCCAACACCAGCACCTTGACCCCCACAGCAAAGGGCCCTCCGTTTGCCCCGTGGGGCAGCAATGTGAGTGCCACTCTGAGCACCGCCACCACCCAAGCCTCGCTGGCCAGCCTGAGCAGCCCCACTGACAACACCACCGCCGCCCTGACGGAGGTGTCCTGGACACAGTTCAACATCATCATCCTGGCCGTCATCATtctggtggtgctgctgctgctgggtttCGTCGGGGGGGTGTACACCTACCGGGAGTACCAGAACCGTAAACTCAACGCCCCCTTCTGGACCATCGAGTTGAAAGAGGACAACATCAGCTTCAGCAGCTATCATGACAGCATCCCCAACGCTGACGTGTCGGGCCTGTTGGAGGACGAGGCCAATGAGGTGGCGCCCAATGGGCAGCTGGCACTCACCACGCAGGGCAACTGCTACAAGGCCTAg
- the LOC137592254 gene encoding serine/threonine-protein phosphatase 6 catalytic subunit has product MAPLDLDKYAEIAKQCKYLPENDLKRLCDYVCDLLLEESNVQPVSTPVTVCGDIHGQFYDLCELFRTGGQVPDTNYIFMGDFVDRGYYSLETFTYLLVLKAKWPDRITLLRGNHESRQITQVYGFYDECQTKYGNANAWRYCTKVFDMLTVAALMDEQILCVHGGLSPDIKTLDQIRTIERNQEIPHKGAFCDLVWSDPEDVDTWAISPRGAGWLFGAKVTNEFVHINSLKLICRAHQLVHEGYKFMFDEKLVTVWSAPNYCYRCGNIASIMVFKDANTREPKLFRAVPDSERVIPPRTTTPYFL; this is encoded by the exons ATGGCGCCTCTGGACTTGGATAAATATGCAGAGATCGCGAAGCAGTGTAAATACCTCCCGGAGAACGACCTGAAG AGGTTGTGTGACTATGTGTgtgacctgctgctggaggagtcCAACGTCCAGCCGGTGTCCACCCCGGTGACGGTGTGTGGGGACATTCATGGTCAG TTTTATGATCTGTGTGAACTGTTCCGCACTGGGGGCCAGGTTCCAGACACCAACTACATCTTCATG GGGGACTTTGTGGACAGGGGGTATTACAGTCTGGAGACCTTCACCTACCTGCTAGTGCTGAAAGCCAAGTGGCCCGATCGCATCACGCTCCTGCGTGGAAACCACGAGAGCAGACAGATCACCCAGGTGTACGGCTTCTACG ATGAATGTCAGACCAAATACGGGAACGCCAACGCCTGGCGGTACTGCACCAAAGTGTTCGACATGCTGACCGTCGCTGCT CTGATGGATGAACAGATCCTGTGTGTCCACGGGGGCCTCTCCCCCGACATCAAGACCCTGGACCAGATCCGAACCATCGAGCGGAACCAGGAGATCCCCCACAAGGGGGCCTTCTGTGACCTGGTGTGGTCGGACCCCGAGGACGTGGACACCTGGGCCATCAGCCCCCGGGGGGCAGGATGGCTGTTTGGAGCCAAGGTCACCAACGAG TTCGTCCACATCAACAGCCTGAAGCTGATCTGCCGGGCGCACCAACTGGTCCATGAAGGCTACAAGTTCATGTTTGATGAGAAGCTGGTCACCGTGTGGTCGGCTCCAAACTACTGCTATCGCTGCGGCAACATCGCCTCCATCATGGTGTTCAAAGACGCCAACACAAGAGAGCCCAAACTGTTCAGAGCGGTGCCCGACTCTGAGCGGGTCATTCCCCCCCGGACAACGACGCCCTACTTCCTGTGA